Within the Mumia flava genome, the region GACGTGACCGGCCTCGCCGAGGCGTACGTTCCGGTGGCGCTGCTCGCGTTCGGGCTCGGGTCGATCGCCGGGACTGCGATCGGCGGGCGGCTCGCTGACCACGCGCTGTTCGCGTGGCTGGTCGCGATGCTGACGACGATGGCGGTGCTGCTGGCGATCTTCTCGTGGACCGCGCAGCACGGCGCGCTGATGTTCGCCGGGGTCTTCCTGCTGTCGACGGCTGCGTCGGCGCTCGGTCTGCTGCTCCAGATGCGGCTGATGCAGGTCGCCGGGAGCGCGAAGATGCTCGGCGCCGCGCTGAACCACTCCGCTCTCAACGCCGCGAACGCGCTCGGGGCCGCACTCGGTGGTGCGGCGATCGCGGCCGGGTTCGGGTACCTCTCGACCGCGTGGGTCGGCGTGCTGCTCAGCCTGGCCGGCCTGGGGATCCTCGTCGCCTCCGCGGTGCTCTACCGCAGCGAGCGCCTGTCGCTGTCCCTCGCGTACTGACCCGCCCGACCGCGATGTGGGCAATCCGGGGAAGAATGACGGTGCTGATCTCTCCTCGGATCGCCCGAATCCTGGGCGGAGCCGAGGCGAACGCACGTTGACAGCGTTGATCCAGTCGAGAAGACTGGCGCGCCCCGGACGCGGGCAGCCACTGCCAGCGCCGCCGAAGGAGGCGCGTGAACCAAGAGCGAGTGGTCAAACCGATTCCTGCCGTCACGCTGCTCGATACCGAGGTTGACACGCAGCCGCTCGAGGGGAGCCGACGGCAGGTCCAGGCCTCAGGCATCGGAGGCATTCCCGCACGTGGGGTCGATGCGGTAACGGTGCTGATCACCGTGCGATCGGCGACGACCGACGGTGACGGCATCGTGGTCGGACCCCAGGACGATCAGATCACCGTTTCGCAGTACGGCGTGGGCCGCTTGCCGGCGCCGCAATCCGTGACCGTCCCGTTGGACGCGGACGGCCGATTTCAGGTGGGAAACTCGATCGGTTCGACCCACGCCAGGATTGACGCGCTCGCCTTTCATGCCTCTGAGGGGACCGCCGAGATCGATCGTGGACGGATTGTTCTCCTCCAGAATCCTGTCGCCTTTCCCGGCATGGCTCTCGAAGCCAACGCCTCCGGCGAGCTGATCGTCACGAGGAGGTTTGGGATACCGGCGGGGACGCTCGCTGTTCTCGGACGTGTCAGCGTGGATTCGGCAGGAGATGGAGTCGTGTACTTCGGGAGAGGTGGCGATGCAGCGCCACGGACGCCCACGGAGCCGGGGGCGATCGCGTACCGGGCAAGCAGCTCGTCGGAGGCGTCCTCCTCGATCATGCGGTTGAACAGTTCGGGGCATCTGGCGATCGACCTGGTCGGGAGCGAGCAAGCGCGCGTCGTCGTCACGGTGACGGGGTACGTGTCGGGTGACGGAACTGGCGCGGGGATCCTCACGTCGACGCCGCAGACACGGTCGATCTGCGTGGACGTGGGTGACCGGGAGACCAGATCATTGAGCTTGCGCGAGTCCCTTGGCGTGAACGAGATCGGGGGAGCAGAGATCGCGGTGTGGGCCTCCGATGCGACCGGTGATGCCACGGGCTGGGTCGACGTGTACCCGACGGGGGCACCGCCTATCGGTGAGCGGGGGGTCGTTGCCTTGGGTTTGCATGAGGATCCGTTGTCGGGTGTCTCGGCCGTGACCTGGATTCCGATTGCGGCGTCGGGCGACGAGGTCACCATCAGGAATCGATCCGGTTCCGACCAGATCAGCGTGTGTCTTCGTCCGACGATCGTGTTGGGCCGATCTGTCAGTGAACCGCGCCCACTGGCGGCGGAGGATGCCAAGCCCCTGGCACTCCCGACGCCGGATCCGGGCTCGGTGCCGCAGTGGTGGAACACAGGAAGAAGCACCATGGACAGTCCGAAGCTCGTGCATCGGTCGGTCGTCGACGACGCCTACGTGGAGGGCTACCTGTGGTGGGCCTACCTCGGCACGGGCACGGCAGATGCCGACGCGAAGGAGGCCTTGTTGCTCGGCGTCGCCGACCGCGTGCGGTTCTTCCGCAGCGGTGCGTACTGCCCGGTTGCCGGCTCCAACCGCCGGCTGAGCGTCGCGCTCGAGCTGTGGTCGGGTGAGCCGCCCGACTCGCCCGACCTCGCCGGGTGGGAGCGGGCGTCGGCGGATGTCACGTCCGACGGTGTCGACGTCGAGGTCCGCACCTCGCTCGACCACTGCCTGCTCACCTCGCACCCGGCACCAGAACCGGGCGCGTACCGGCTCGAGGTGATCCATCGCGTGGTGCCCGAGGAAGAAGGCAGCTTCTTCACCCAAGCCCACGCGCTCGTGCGCTACTGGCCCGTCGACGCGCCCGAGTCCTGACCCGACCGCGATTCGTCGACTTCCGGTCGGATCCGTGCCTGCGATTGGCGCCGGAACTCGACGAATCGTGGTCGGAAGGGTCAGGGGAAGACGACCGTACGGGCGCCGTTGAGCAGCACGCGCTGCTCGGCGTGCAGGCCGACCGCGCGCGAGAGCACCCGCGTCTCGACGTCGCGCCCCGCCTGGACGAGCGCGCTCGGGCCCATCTGGTGCCCGACCCGCGTCACGTCCTGCTCGATGATCGGCCCCTCGTCGAGGTCCGCGGTCACGTAGTGCGCGGTCGCGCCGATCAGCTTCACGCCGCGGTCGTGCGCCTGGTGGTACGGGCGGGCGCCCTTGAAGCTCGGCAGGAAGCTGTGGTGGATGTTGATCGCGCGGCCCTCGAGCGCACGGCACGCGTCGTCGGACAGGATCTGCATGTAGCGCGCGAGCACGACGAGGTCGACGTCGAGCTCGTCGACGAGCCGGAGCATCTCAGCCTCCGCGTCCGCCTTCGTCTCCTTGGTCACGGGCACGTGGTGGAACGGCACGTCGTACGAGGCGGCCATGCGCTCCAGCACCGTGTGGTTGGAGACGACGGCGGCGATCTCGATGTTGAGGGCACCGATGCTCTGCCGGAACAGCAGGTCGTTCAGGCAGTGACCCTCCTTCGAGACCAGCACGAGCGTGCGGCACGGGGCCTCCGCGACCACGAGGCTCCAGGTCATCGCGTGCTGCTCCGCGACCGGCGCGAACGCGGCCCGCAGCCGCTCGGTGTCGTACGCCTCGCCGCTGGTCGGCTCGACGTGCACCCGCAGGAAGAAGCGACCGCCGTCGGCGTCGGTGAACTGCTGTGCGTCCAGGATGTTGCCGCCCTGCTCGACCACCCAGGACGAGATCGCGTGGACCAGCCCCGGGCGGTCGGGGCAGGTCAGGGTCAGGACGTACGTCGGCACCTCGGACATGACCGACAGGGTACGGCGTCAGTCCGCCGCGGCAGCGGGCGCCGTTGCGACCTCGCGGCGGCGGCCCGGGCGCAGCTGCGTCGGACGGGCGTAGCAGAGCACCGCGACCAGCCCGATCACGAGCACCGCGGCCGGGAGCAGCAGCGACTGGCCCATCGCCGAGCTGAACCCCTCGACCGCCTGCGCCGGGAGCGAGCCGCCGGCAGACCCCATCTCCGCGGGGGAGACGTCGCCGCTTCCGGGCACCTCGACCGCGAGCCGCGCGGTCATGATGGCCGCGATCGCCGCACTGCCGAACACGGCGCCGACCTGACGCATCGTGTTGTAGATCCCGGAGCCGGCGCCGGCCTTGTCCATCGGCAGGTTGCGCGTCGCGGTGGAGGTCGTCGGACCCCACATGAAGCCGTTCGCGACTCCGAGCAGCGAGATCGGAAGCAGGATCTGCCAGACCGGGACGTCGGCGCTCAGCGTCATCCCCAGCCACACCAGCGCCACGATGAACGACCCGATCCCGATGCCGGACAGGATGCGCGGGTGCATCCGGTCGGCCAGCCCGCCGACCCACGGCGCGAGCACCGACGCGAGCACGGCCATCGGGATCAGCAGCATCCCGGCCTGGGTCGGGGTGTAGCCGCGCGCCACCTGGGCCCACAGCATCACCGGGAAGGACATCGCCGTGATGCCGAAGCCGATCGTCGCGATCGCCACCGCCGACAGCGAGAAGTTGCGGTCCCGGAACAGGCTGAGCGGCACCAGCGGCTCCGCGCGGTTGACCCGCTGCCAGACCACGAAGATCCCGAGGACGACCACGCCGGTCGCGATCAGACCCCACACCGTCACGAACCCGGTGATCGTCCCCCACTCGTACGTCTCGCCCTCCTGGATCCCGAAGACCAGCAGGAACATCCCGACGGCACTGAGCGCGACGCCGAGCAGGTCGAAGCGGTGCGACAGCGTCGGGAGCGCGGGGACGAGCCGCATCGCCAGCACGAAGCCGACGATCCCGACCGGGACGTTCACGAAGAAGATCCACTCCCACCCCAGCCCGTCGACGAGCAGCCCACCCGCGATCGGGCCGACGAGCATCGCGACGCCGGACACGGCGCCCCACAGGCTCATCGCGCGTCCGCGCTGGTCCGCGGGGAACGTCCGGGTGATGACGGACATCGTCTGCGGCGTCATCATCGACGCGCCGAGCCCCTGCACGACCCGGGCGGCGATCAGCATCTCGATCGTCCCGGTCAGCCCGCACCACAGCGACGCGGCGGTGAACAGCGCGAGCCCGGTCAGGTACACCCGCTTCGGTCCGACCCGGTCGCCCAGCCGTCCCGTGACCAGCAGCGGGACGGCGTACGCGAGCAGGTACGCGGAGGTGACCCACACGACCGTCGACACGTCGGCGTCGAACGACTCCATGATCGCCGGCATCGCGACCGTCACGATCGTGGTGTCGACCAGGATCATGAAGAACCCGATCACGAGCGCCCACAGCGCCGGCCACGGGCTGCGGGTCTCGGCGTCGGTCACTGCGGGTGCGGCCATGCGAGGTCCTTCGTACGGAGGCGGTCGAGCAGCCGGTCGATCCAGGCGAGCTCGGCGCGGTGGACGGTGAGCAGGTAGTCGGCGACGAACCAGTAGGCCTCGTGGACGCCGCGCTCG harbors:
- the purU gene encoding formyltetrahydrofolate deformylase; the encoded protein is MSEVPTYVLTLTCPDRPGLVHAISSWVVEQGGNILDAQQFTDADGGRFFLRVHVEPTSGEAYDTERLRAAFAPVAEQHAMTWSLVVAEAPCRTLVLVSKEGHCLNDLLFRQSIGALNIEIAAVVSNHTVLERMAASYDVPFHHVPVTKETKADAEAEMLRLVDELDVDLVVLARYMQILSDDACRALEGRAINIHHSFLPSFKGARPYHQAHDRGVKLIGATAHYVTADLDEGPIIEQDVTRVGHQMGPSALVQAGRDVETRVLSRAVGLHAEQRVLLNGARTVVFP
- a CDS encoding DHA2 family efflux MFS transporter permease subunit, whose amino-acid sequence is MAAPAVTDAETRSPWPALWALVIGFFMILVDTTIVTVAMPAIMESFDADVSTVVWVTSAYLLAYAVPLLVTGRLGDRVGPKRVYLTGLALFTAASLWCGLTGTIEMLIAARVVQGLGASMMTPQTMSVITRTFPADQRGRAMSLWGAVSGVAMLVGPIAGGLLVDGLGWEWIFFVNVPVGIVGFVLAMRLVPALPTLSHRFDLLGVALSAVGMFLLVFGIQEGETYEWGTITGFVTVWGLIATGVVVLGIFVVWQRVNRAEPLVPLSLFRDRNFSLSAVAIATIGFGITAMSFPVMLWAQVARGYTPTQAGMLLIPMAVLASVLAPWVGGLADRMHPRILSGIGIGSFIVALVWLGMTLSADVPVWQILLPISLLGVANGFMWGPTTSTATRNLPMDKAGAGSGIYNTMRQVGAVFGSAAIAAIMTARLAVEVPGSGDVSPAEMGSAGGSLPAQAVEGFSSAMGQSLLLPAAVLVIGLVAVLCYARPTQLRPGRRREVATAPAAAAD